One genomic region from Ptychodera flava strain L36383 chromosome 14, AS_Pfla_20210202, whole genome shotgun sequence encodes:
- the LOC139150370 gene encoding prenylcysteine oxidase 1-like: protein MNLSWFSLFHLYLLLQNSLVDLRVAATTPSGDVNVVIVGAGIGGTSCAYYLKKFLPNVDTVILEADSRVGGKVFDVHIDGKLFRIGTCAWTGNQRYIKELVTEMGLDRTDKDFDGEPNFASPFSFTVWNGTHLIDAREIAAAHEESMNVLGNGTVDYYFRVEKNYELRGQDTFTGMAEFLSYGDLGQWATLEGRQYYTDIGVDLELQDLAMGPRQYLFSGQGMGSSVFSLYTHMATDMGRGQVVGGNLKLVKSLVEASGAKVLLNSTAKAVEKRLNGFNVVYQSDGKDYDMHADHVIIAAPIEHTGIDFTNFDDPVTQPARQWDPLYRYIVTAEGVNMDYFTTDPDYDVPGFIAGVPGKSDGFVLCNLEATVNDTMYYSLYTTRDIINDLQDILFNPSIKFTHYWPDGFNLLPPRDVDVAPYQDVVLSPRLYNIGVMSDVMDQMEGSIIAARNAALLIRKDIQSVSVANTFGSPVFMIFGVFTKVFVSLPV from the exons ATGAACTTGTCATGGTTCTCACTTTTCCATCTCTACCTTTTGCTgcaaaattcacttgtcgacTTGAGGGTAGCGGCGACAACTCCGTCAGGTGATGTCAATGTCGTAATCGTTGGAGCAGGTATTGGTGGCACGTCGTGCGCATACTACTTGAAGAAATTTCTGCCAAATGTTGACACAGTTATACTGGAAGCAGATTCGCGTGTAG GTGGTAAAGTGTTTGACGTCCACATAGATGGGAAACTTTTCCGTATAGGGACTTGTGCGTGGACTGGAAATCAGAG GTATATAAAAGAACTTGTCACAGAAATGGGTCTGGATAGAACAGACAAAGATTTTGACGGCGAACCAAACTTTGCATCACCATTTTCCTTTACTGTCTGGAACGGAACCCATCTGATCGATGCCAGGGAAATCGCAGCAGCGCATGAAGAATCCATGAACGTCCTTGGAAACGGAACCGTTGATTATTACTTTAGGGTGGAGAAGAACTATGAATTAAGGGGCCAGGATACTTTTACAGGGATGGCGGAATTCCTGTCCTACGGTGACTTGGGACAATGGGCAACCCTTGAGGGTAGACAGTATTACACGGACATAGGTGTTGATTTGGAACTTCAAGACCTTGCCATGGGGCCAAGACAATATCTGTTTTCAGGTCAAGGAATGGGAAGTAGTGTGTTCTCATTGTATACACACATGGCAACGGATATGGGTAGAG GTCAAGTCGTCGGTGGTAATTTGAAGTTGGTGAAATCTCTAGTTGAAGCATCAGGTGCAAAGGTTTTACTAAATTCGACGGCAAAAGCGGTGGAAAAACGGTTAAACGGTTTCAATGTTGTGTATCAATCCGATGGAAAGGATTACGACATGCACGCTGACCATGTCATTATTGCGGCGCCGATTGAACATACAG GTATCGATTTTACGAATTTCGATGACCCCGTCACCCAGCCAGCAAGGCAATGGGATCCTCTCTACCGCTATATCGTGACTGCTGAAGGAGTCAATATGGATTATTTTACAACCGACCCAGATTATGACGTCCCCGGATTTATTGCAGGGGTACCGGGAAAATCTGACGGCTTCGTCCTCTGTAACTTGGAAGCCACTGTCAACGACACAATGTATTACTCGCTGTATACAACGCGTGACATCATCAATGATCTACAGGATATACTCTTCAACCCATCGATCAAGTTTACCCACTATTGGCCTGATGGCTTTAACCTTTTGCCACCTCGCGACGTTGATGTCGCTCCATACCAAGATGTGGTGCTGTCGCCTAGACTCTACAATATCGGTGTGATGAGTGACGTCATGGACCAGATGGAAGGTTCGATCATAGCCGCTAGAAATGCCGCTTTGTTGATTAGAAAAGACATACAGAGCGTTAGTGTCGCAAATACGTTTGGCTCGcctgttttcatgatttttgggGTTTTCACgaaagtttttgtttcttta